The proteins below are encoded in one region of Amycolatopsis acidiphila:
- the ruvC gene encoding crossover junction endodeoxyribonuclease RuvC gives MRVLGVDPGLTRCGLGVVDGGTGRTVSCVAVDVVRTPVDASLANRLLQVSEAIEEWLDRYRPEAVAVERVFSQHNVRTAMGTAQAGGVVALAAARRGLPVVFHTPSEVKAAVTGSGRADKAQVTSMVTRLLNLPHAPHPADAADALALAICHLWREPMRARLAEAEARAAELARTHRARLAAAAKAAAKMKGAAR, from the coding sequence GTGCGAGTGCTCGGTGTCGACCCGGGTCTGACGCGATGCGGGCTCGGGGTGGTGGACGGCGGGACCGGGCGGACGGTCAGCTGCGTCGCGGTGGACGTCGTGCGCACGCCGGTCGACGCCTCCCTGGCGAACCGGCTGCTGCAGGTCTCCGAGGCCATCGAGGAGTGGCTGGACCGCTACCGGCCCGAGGCCGTCGCCGTCGAGCGGGTGTTCAGCCAGCACAACGTGCGCACGGCGATGGGCACCGCGCAGGCCGGGGGAGTGGTGGCGCTGGCCGCGGCGAGGCGCGGGCTGCCCGTCGTGTTCCACACCCCGAGCGAGGTCAAGGCGGCCGTCACCGGCTCCGGCCGTGCGGACAAGGCGCAGGTCACGAGCATGGTGACCCGGCTGCTGAACCTGCCGCACGCGCCGCACCCGGCGGACGCCGCGGACGCGCTCGCCCTCGCGATCTGCCACCTGTGGCGCGAGCCGATGCGGGCCCGCCTCGCCGAGGCGGAGGCCCGCGCGGCGGAGCTGGCCAGGACCCACCGGGCCCGGCTCGCGGCCGCGGCCAAGGCGGCGGCGAAGATGAAGGGAGCGGCGCGATGA
- a CDS encoding DUF4262 domain-containing protein: MAAVTTETTAEALAPEDHDLLEWIVAEAERRGNAVISVPRDDKGSGYCFTACVWALHQVPEAVVVGLPEHMAQVLLDAYVDRAATGGPFEPGRVYEDFFENVPVVFETVNPGHYPEYFGSAFLVYPDGDFPAVQIIVPTPEGHWPWSADAPEGFAEWEPVLTDSGRPESWTPGVDGP, translated from the coding sequence ATGGCCGCCGTGACGACCGAGACGACGGCCGAGGCGCTCGCCCCCGAAGATCACGACCTTCTCGAGTGGATCGTGGCCGAGGCCGAGCGCCGGGGAAACGCGGTCATCTCGGTTCCCCGTGACGACAAGGGATCCGGCTACTGCTTCACCGCGTGCGTGTGGGCGCTGCACCAGGTTCCCGAGGCCGTCGTCGTCGGGCTGCCCGAGCACATGGCGCAGGTGCTGCTCGACGCCTACGTCGACCGCGCCGCCACCGGCGGGCCGTTCGAGCCCGGGCGTGTGTACGAAGACTTCTTCGAGAATGTGCCGGTCGTCTTCGAGACCGTCAACCCCGGGCACTACCCCGAGTACTTCGGCAGCGCCTTCCTCGTCTACCCCGACGGGGACTTCCCCGCCGTGCAGATCATCGTCCCCACCCCCGAGGGGCACTGGCCGTGGAGCGCCGACGCGCCCGAGGGCTTCGCCGAGTGGGAGCCCGTGCTGACCGACTCCGGCCGCCCCGAGAGCTGGACCCCGGGCGTCGACGGTCCATAG